The sequence below is a genomic window from Polaribacter vadi.
ATGAGTCACACTGCTGAATCCATTTGGATCGACTGTTTATCTTTTATCAAGGATAATATTAAGCCACAAGCCTACAAAACTTGGTTTGAGCCTATAAAACCAGTAAAACTTTCTGGAGAAGCGTTAACAATTCAGGTACCTAGTAAATTTTTTTACGAATGGTTAGAAGAACATTATATAAAACTTTTAAGAGTTGCATTAGTAAGACAATTAGGCAATGATGCTAAATTGGTTTATGATGTAAAAATGGAAAATAATTACAGTAGTAACAGACCACAAACTGTAAAAATACCAAGTTCAAATAGAGATCCTTTAAAGCCACAAAGAGTAACTGCGCCTATAGATTCTAGTAAAAGAGAATTAAGAAATCCTTTTATAATTCCTGGTTTGCAGAAGGTTAAAATAGAATCTCAATTAAACCCAAATTACAGTTTTGCAAATTTCATAGAAGGCGATTCTAACAGATTAGCACGTTCTGCAGGAATGGCAGTTGCTAACAAACCTGGAGGAACTTCTTTTAATCCGCTTTTAATTTATGGTGGAGTAGGTTTAGGTAAAACACATTTGGCACATGCAATTGGTGTTGATATTAAAGATAAATATCCAGATAAAACTGTTTTATACATTTCATCAGAAAAATTTACACAGCAATTTATAGATTCAGTAAAATCGAACACAAGAAACGATTTTATTCATTTTTATCAAATGATTGATGTTTTATTAATTGATGATGTTCAATTCTTATCAGGAAAAGCAGGAACGCAAGATGTGTTTTTCCATATTTTCAACCATTTACATCAAAATGGAAAACAGGTTATTTTAACTTCGGATAAAGCACCTGTAGACATGCAAGATATTGAACAACGTTTGTTGTCTCGTTTTAAATGGGGATTATCAGCAGAGCTACAAGCACCAGATTACGAAACTAGAATATCGATCTTACAAAACAAATTGTACAGAGATGGTGTTGAAATGCCAGATGATATTGTAGAATATGTTGCTAAAAATATAAAATCGAACGTTCGTGAATTAGAAGGTGTTTTAATTTCTATGATTGCACAAGCTTCTT
It includes:
- the dnaA gene encoding chromosomal replication initiator protein DnaA, giving the protein MSHTAESIWIDCLSFIKDNIKPQAYKTWFEPIKPVKLSGEALTIQVPSKFFYEWLEEHYIKLLRVALVRQLGNDAKLVYDVKMENNYSSNRPQTVKIPSSNRDPLKPQRVTAPIDSSKRELRNPFIIPGLQKVKIESQLNPNYSFANFIEGDSNRLARSAGMAVANKPGGTSFNPLLIYGGVGLGKTHLAHAIGVDIKDKYPDKTVLYISSEKFTQQFIDSVKSNTRNDFIHFYQMIDVLLIDDVQFLSGKAGTQDVFFHIFNHLHQNGKQVILTSDKAPVDMQDIEQRLLSRFKWGLSAELQAPDYETRISILQNKLYRDGVEMPDDIVEYVAKNIKSNVRELEGVLISMIAQASFNRREFSLELAKQIVDKFVKNTKKEVSIDYIQKEVSKYFDMDVATLQSKTRKRHIVQARQLAMFFAKRLTKTSLASIGNQIGQRDHATVLHACKTVDNLTETDKQFKKYVDDLTKKLTF